The region TTTCTGTATTCATCTTTCCAAAGTCAGCAGAATTAAGCATTTGGGGGGAAATTACAACATTTTGAACCGTCCCTGGAATATGCTGAAAAGTCACAAGTATTTGGTGAAATTCACGTTTAACAGGCAATTCCATGATGGAACACCATATCCTCCAATTGAAGATATTCATCTGGATGCACATCCACCTGTTACAgcattcttgtgtaaaaaaattttaataaaaaaaaaaaaacccttgccATTTGGGTTTTAGACCGCTGGTCCAACACACTGGCCTGTTGTAAAAACAAAGCTCTGACAATTTAGTCTAATCTcactcatcctcctcttcctcttcaacTTCATCACCCTGCATGGcctcttcatcctcttcctcctcctgcagttTCTCAAAGTCTCCAGTCTCAGAGTTCCACATGCACTTTATTGTCACTTTGAATTCCACCATCTCAATATTGAAGAGTTTCTGTAAAGAGGACGTTGTATTGGTCATACAAGACTGAGTGATACTGTTCAGTGCACACAGTTATGAGTTTTACTAGTCTGCCATGTATTAAGTCTATGCGAGATCTCGGCATATATTCTTAACTGGCAATCCGGCAAGTAACAGGTTACTCAAGTGAAGGTGTGGTGAACCCTCGGGAAGTGTAGTAGCAACAGATGGCGTTCCACTCACCAAGATTCGCGCCTGCTCTGGTGTCAGTGTATCCCCATCTTTACACACCCCATGATCCTTCAGCAGTGTCACCACACCTAAGGAATGAACAGCGCAATAAGGACTCTTTCTGGAGAAGTCAGAAAGAGGTGTTGCCATGACCACATGTGCTGTTCTTAGAAACTTCAGTGTTTGTATAATGTTATTGCATAATGTTATGGCCTGTTTAACTGGTTTAAGATACGTTTTTAATCAAATAATGCACCCAAAGTGAAGACCGATGGCCAGACTTCACCTTTCTTGAGGGCTGTGGGTAGTCCCAACTGCCTCAATTGAGGCTCCATAGAGTGGGGGAACTGAGTGAGGGGTCCTTCATCCAGAGTGATGGCCATGTGTGCTTTGTTTCCTGCCCGAGCAAAATCCTTCTCCTTGAAGTTACTGAAATACCTGAGAAATATGCACAGTGggtaaaacaaagtaaaaaaacatcacattgcTGACGCCACAGTTAAACAAGCTCTTATTTAACCTTAAAGAAGCAAAGAAATGTACATCCAAAAGTATCAGACCACAGTAATATACCAGCCATTAACGACAATTCACTACTCACTCTTGCACCTCATCCTTGGTTTTATTAGTGAACAGGACCCCCACTTCGCCTTTCAGGTACTTG is a window of Anguilla anguilla isolate fAngAng1 chromosome 13, fAngAng1.pri, whole genome shotgun sequence DNA encoding:
- the mrto4 gene encoding mRNA turnover protein 4 homolog, whose product is MPKSKRDKKISLTKTTKKGLEAKQNLMEELRKCVDTYRYVFVFSVANMRNNKLKDIRTAWKHSRFFFGKNKVMMIALGKGPTDEYKDNLHKISKYLKGEVGVLFTNKTKDEVQEYFSNFKEKDFARAGNKAHMAITLDEGPLTQFPHSMEPQLRQLGLPTALKKGVVTLLKDHGVCKDGDTLTPEQARILKLFNIEMVEFKVTIKCMWNSETGDFEKLQEEEEDEEAMQGDEVEEEEEDE